Part of the Henckelia pumila isolate YLH828 chromosome 2, ASM3356847v2, whole genome shotgun sequence genome is shown below.
gcaaaatttttgaaagagattttgtctaacaaaagaaaacttgtggattttgaaactgtgaagttgtcggaggaatgttctgctattttacaaaataaactccctccaaaacttaaggatcccggtagcttttcaattccatgcactattggaaaatcattttttaacaaggctttatgtgatttaggtgcaagtattaatcttaTGTCTTATTCATTttttgaaaagctaggaattggtgaagttaagccaactactatctccctgcaattagctaacagatctataaaatatccaagggggattgtagaggatgtgttagttaaggttgataagtttatatttccagtggactttgttgtgcctgatatggaagaggatcgtgagatccctcttattttgggtagaccgtTCTTAGCCACTATAAAAGCATTGATTGATGTGCAAAAGGGAGAGTCGATgttgcgtatgaatgatgagaaagttatatttaatgtttttcagggcattcgatatcctgcagacaattctgattgttttagaattgatattattgatgatttggttgagtgttctctgCAGGAATAGTTGTATGTGGATCCATTAGAAATATTTTTGACAGGTACAACTGATGAAGAGCATGTTAGTGAGGAAGTTCATGAAGTAGCACggtatttggattggagtttgcccttcgacagactcatcaataccaagatggggGAGCTTAACCATACTCCAAAAACACTAAAGCCATCTACCAAGGAGCCCCCTACTCTTGAACTAAAACCACTCCCTTCTCATTTGAAATACTtgtatttattaaagaatgataaactgccagtaatttgttcatcttctttgacaggttgtGAGGAGGAAAAACTGTTGCGGGTTATTCAAGAACACATAAGAGCCATCAGATGGAGCTTGGCCGATATGAAGGGGATTAGTCCAACCATCtgcatgcacaaaatattgatgGAAGAGGAGCACAAGACATATACTCAACCACAGAGGAGACTCAACCCGgctatgcaagaggtagtgaaaaaggaggtgaTAAAACTCCtggatgcaggtattatctatcctatatctgatagtaaatgggtgagtccaattcaagttgtgcctaaaaagggagggatgactgttataaaaaatgcaaataatgaattgattcctactagaactgttacggggtggtgggtttgtattgattataggaaattgaatgatgtcacccgtaaggatcactttccccttccctttattgatcagatggttgagagacttgcagggcatgcattttattgttttttggacggttattccggatatatgcaaattcatatagcacctgaggaccaacataaaaccacttttacatgtccttatggtacttttgcatataaacggatgccgtttggtttgtgtaatgcccctgccacttttcagcggtgtatgatggctatttttcatgacatggttgaaaaatttattgaagtgtttatggatgacttttctgTAGTTGGATCGTCGTTTGATGCATGCTTATTCAATTTGAAAAAAGTGTTGCAAAGATGTGAGGAGAGTAATCTTGtgttaaattgggaaaaatgccacTTCATGGTGAGAGAGGGCATTGTTTTAGGACATAAAGTGTATGAGATAGGTGTGGAGGTGGACAGagcaaaacttgaagtaattgaaaaacttccacctccgacgaatttgaaaggaatccgaagttttcttgggcatgcgggtttttataggagatttattaaagatttttcttctatAGTTAAACCCCTCACTAATTTGTTAAtcaaagaggtgccttttaatttttctgctgagtgTTTACAGGcttttcagattttgaatcaGAAATTGATAACTGCACCAGTGATAGTAGCGCCTGACTGGAATTTGCcgtttgagttgatgtgtgacACCAGTGACACTGCATTGGGAGCCGTgcttggacaaaagagggacaaagtacttcatgtgatttactacgccagTATCACCTTGTCAGCCGCCCAACTGAATTATGCAACTACCGAAAAAGAACTTCTCGCAGTAGTGTTTGCCTTGGATAAATTCAGGTCTTATTTGGTGGGAAGCAAAGTCATCGTTCACATGGACCATTCGGCGTTGAAGTATTTGATGAGCAAGAAGGATGCTAAACCTaggttaattcgttgggttTTATTGTTACAAGAGTTTGATCTGAAAATTGTTGACAGGAAGGGATCagagaatcaagttgcagacCACCTTTCACGCTTGGAAAATCAAGGAGCTGAAACGCAAAtaattcatgatgattttcTAGACGAGCAGTTGTTTGAGGTAACGAAACTACCATGGTATGCAGACATTGTTAACTATCTGTCAAGTAAGCTTCTTCCCTCgcatttaacttatcaacagaaaaagaaatttttctcagagttgaaatattttttgtgggaagatcctTTTCTGTTTAAGATCTGTGCAGATGGTATCATTCGTATGTGTATTCCAGCGGAAGAGGTAAGATCTATACTCTCACATTGTCACACATgtccgactggaggtcacttcggCGTGGGTCATACCGCTGCTAAAGTACTTCAGTCGAGATTTTATTGGCCTTTATTGTTGAAGAATGCATATGCCTATGTGATTACTTGTGATGCTTTTCAAAAGATTGGTAATATTTCAGGGAGACATGAGATGCCCCTAAATAATATCCTTGTTTGTGAAGttttgatgtatggggtatagatttcatgggaccgtttCCTGCGTCTGAAGGAAACAAATATATCTTGGTtgcggtcgattatgtgtctaagtgggttgaagcacttgcatgtaggacaaatgactctagggtggttgtgaagtttttgaagaaattcatatttttcagatatggtacccctagagccataattaatgatggaggaacccacttttgtaaTCAGCAATTTGATACACTTTTGACAAAATATGGggtcactcacaaggtggcaacaccttatcatccCCAGACTAGTGGGAAAGTTGAGATTTCTAATAGGGAGTTAAAAATAATTCTAGAAAAAACTGTGAATTCAAAAAAGGAAAGAGTGGTCGAATAAATTAgatgatgcattatgggcctatcgtactgcttttaaaacacctataggaacttctccctttaggttgttGTATGGCAAAGCGtgtcatcttcctgttgaacttgagcataaagcactatgggctactaaatttttgaattttgatatgcAGGCTACAGGTAAAGAACGTTTGCTACAGTTGAATGAACTTGAGGAGCTTAGGTTGGATGCCTATGAGAATGCCAGAGTTTACAAAGAGAAAACCAAAAAATGGCATGATCAGCGCATTGTCTCACGTGAGTTCGAGGTAGGCCAAACTGTTTTATTATATAGCTCACGTTTGAAGCTCATGCCAGGAAAGTTACGTTCAAGATGGTCAGGACCATTTACTATCAAGCAAGTGATGCCGTATGGTACGGTAGAAATTTATAGTCCTGCCACAGGAGCAttcaaagttaatgggcaaaggaTAAAAGTTTATCGAGGTGGTATCGTGGATCAAACACAGACCACCGTCGACTTGCAAGACCCGATAAATTAAAAAGGGAGgtacagtcgggctatagactataaatttagcgctgtctgggaggaaacccagtgtttattttttttgtctgcatttttattttagtttagtttttggttttttttttcgtttttaatGTTTGAGTTTTTGTTTGGTTTTAGTTTGCAGGCAAAAAGGCGGCTGTTTTAATGCACTGTGCACGCGGGAGGTCCCTTCCTCGCACGCGTGCAGTATAAACTTCCAGAGGCCCAACTTAaagtctcgcgcgcgcgaggaacgcagACAGAAAATAAACGGGCTTCTCCTCTTTTCTCCCATTCTCTTCTCCATTCTTCCTCCTTCCCTCCCATAAACCATAAATCCCCAATTCTTTCCTCCCCAATTTCTCCATAAATTCTTGACATACTTGCCCATATATTGCAGATTTTTGGAGTTTATCATCGTGCTTCAAGTTCGGGTCCGCCAATTTCTATCAGAATCCTCATATTTAGTGCTCCTCACCGCCATGCCGCCACTCACCACCATCGACCGCCGGCCACAGCTGCTAATTCCGGCCAACCACCACCATGCCAGCCAAGCGATTCCATTCTTCCGGCCCCGCCACTGCTAgctcttcctcctccactgcaCTCTCCAATCGTTTCGTCTCTCAGGAAGACAAAGAAAGGTACAAACATGCTCGACTCAATCGCAATCCTATTTCTGAGCGTGGTTTGTCTTTGGATTGTAATGATTTTGTGGCTTTGGGGATAAATAAGAGAAAATGGAATGTGTTTTGCAAAGTGCCCGAACTCGCCATTGTTCCGATGGTtcgggaattttatgctaatgcccCTGCCCAAGAGGACTCTAAAGCGTTTTTCCGAGGAAAACTTGTGTCGTTTGATGCTGAGACCTTGAATAGGTTGTTTGATACTCCTGCTGTGGATGATAGTCAATTTAGGAGTTTTAAGGCGAATCCGGACTATAATTtgattttgagagagatgtgttATGCGGGTGTTCAGTGGCACGACCCCCTCCGGTTCACTCATTTTTCGGAGCGATTTCTGAAACTTGTTCCGGCTTTGTGGTATGCTTTCATAGCCCGACGACTTTTACCCATGCTCCACACAGTTGACGTGCAGGCAGATAGGGCGATTCTAGTGTATGCCATCACGAAGTGGTGGCCGGTTGATGTGGGCACTCTTGTCCACGATTCCATTCTTTATTCGATGCGGACTCCGACGGTGGGCCTCTACTTTTCCCACACCATCACAGCCCTTTGTCGCCAGGCGGGTGTGCAGTTTAGTCCCGATGAAGAGTGGCTCCCATCTTTCAAGACCGTGGATTAGAAGCTTGCCACTTCCAAGCAAGCGAAACGTAATTTGGAATTTTATAGCGGTCAGCATCATGTTGGGAACTCCTCTAGCATTCGACCATCGCCTCAGCCCTCTCCTCCTCGCCGCACCGCTCAGTACATGGCCGTTGAGAGCTCCGCTTTCAACCACTATGCCATGGATTATTTTCAGGCCATTTCCACTCATATCCAGAATGTGGAAGACATGATGCGCAGCATGGCGACGCAGTTGGGGCTTGATACATCGGGCTTCCGAGCGGCACCTCACTATCCACCTCCATTCCCGTTCCAATCTGACATGCGGGTCAGTTTGCTCCGGTGGCACCGCAGGATCCTTCCATTCCAGACGAAGAGGACGACGATTAGTCACCAGGGGAATCTTTTTGTTTTGCTTTTAGTTGTTTCATttgcattgtgtttttgttgtcgTTGTTTGTATTTTGaatcattgagggcaatgctttatataagtatgggggggggggggggttgttTAGTGTTTAGTTATCATGTTTTGTGTTCATTCTGTTGCATATCATTCGGTTtagtttttgtgttttgttcgtaatcatgcatagcattttgttgttgtttgtgttgaaGATGCGAGTTGAATAAAGCATGTTAGCCAATGATGATTGagttgaaaagaaaatttatgttgaaattttttttgcttttgattgCACATGAAAAGCTGTCGGTTGTCTCGTGAATAATATTACgcacgcatgttagaccagTGTAGTGTAACGAAGTAATTGATGAAATCCGtatttgtttgaccattgcacagcAATAGAtacttgttgatcatgatagtgttttggattcttgatagttgttggacattgcatgcataattttgggatacctttaaaaaaaaaattttacgtGAGTTGTAAGcgtaagttaactccatccgggttacgagtgagggattgaaatcctaatcccttgttcttgactaagtttGCGGATTTAATGGGgttatcaaattttgaatttttttttaaatagcgattccatccgggcttggacaatgattgaaattctaatcattgctccatagctaagtttgcgggcttaatgggattgtagctccattcgggctatagacgaggggattgaaattcgaattctatcttagttatagctaagtttgcggataattaTTGGGGCATTAGGAAATTAATTGCAAAATCAAGAGGTATGTGTAAATTTCaagaaagtgttttttttttttttttttgtgtttgggattgttgagatgacagAGTActagattgtgatacttgcattgaattttcataggtcgctaaacattcttaggatgaattcttttgaagttgcatgaaactggaataacatggcacacacacgcGTTTGTAttcaactgacagtgtattgtggacAATCGAAAGTTGTTTTGGTTTTTGGGAAATTGTAGTAGAACTCATATGAGGCTTTCTTGAACATGAATCAGTCATACTTGTGTCATTGCATTGTGTTGTTGCATGTCtttctcgagggcgagcaaggtttaagtatgggggtgttgataagtatgtttagtatgcattattttatgtcattttatatttattttgcatgcatttattttatttcgtgagttttattagtgttttattttatgtacatGCATTATActctcctggttgaattttgtaggattTTAAAGAATTTTCGGACTCAACTGTGCATATAAGGCGCGCGCGAGAGGTATactcctcgcgcgtgcgcagaagtTTTCTCCAAAGCCTTCAGAACCAAGGCGCGCGCGAGCGAGCTCCTAccccgcgcgcgcgcagaagaaATAACCAGAGAGTTGCAGggaagccgcgcgcgcgcgagcttcttcctcacgcgcgcgcgaggtaTTTACGAGCCGTTGTTTTATTAAGgggcgcacgcgcgagctatGCCATGCCCGCGCGCATGTCGGGAGATGTGATTTTCGAGAATTATAGGTCAAC
Proteins encoded:
- the LOC140877322 gene encoding uncharacterized protein, which encodes MCQIATQLSTRPAGSLPSNTERNPKDVNAILEVTRSQADTVEKNNEDEEASELSKEKGLEEAPNQSDSTPTGKKGTTDEEHVSEEVHEVARYLDWSLPFDRLINTKMGELNHTPKTLKPSTKEPPTLELKPLPSHLKYLYLLKNDKLPVICSSSLTGCEEEKLLRVIQEHIRAIRWSLADMKGISPTICMHKILMEEEHKTYTQPQRRLNPAMQEVGGMTVIKNANNELIPTRTVTGWWVCIDYRKLNDVTRKDHFPLPFIDQMVERLAGHAFYCFLDGYSGYMQIHIAPEDQHKTTFTCPYGTFAYKRMPFGLCNAPATFQRCMMAIFHDMVEKFIEVFMDDFSVVGSSFDACLFNLKKVLQRCEESNLVLNWEKCHFMVREGIVLGHKVYEIGVEVDRAKLEVIEKLPPPTNLKGIRSFLGHAGFYRRFIKDFSSIVKPLTNLLIKEVPFNFSAECLQAFQILNQKLITAPVIVAPDWNLPFELMCDTSDTALGAVLGQKRDKVLHVIYYASITLSAAQLNYATTEKELLAVVFALDKFRSYLVGSKVIVHMDHSALKYLMSKKDAKPRLIRWVLLLQEFDLKIVDRKGSENQVADHLSRLENQGAETQIIHDDFLDEQLFEVTKLPWYADIVNYLSSKLLPSHLTYQQKKKFFSELKYFLWEDPFLFKICADGIIRMCIPAEEATGKERLLQLNELEELRLDAYENARVYKEKTKKWHDQRIVSREFEIFGVYHRASSSGPPISIRILIFSAPHRHAATHHHRPPATAANSGQPPPCQPSDSILPAPPLLALPPPLHSPIVSSLRKTKKVPELAIVPMVREFYANAPAQEDSKAFFRGKLVSFDAETLNRLFDTPAVDDSQFRSFKANPDYNLILREMCYAGVQWHDPLRFTHFSERFLKLVPALWYAFIARRLLPMLHTVDVQADRAILVYAITKWWPVDVGTLVHDSILYSMRTPTVGLYFSHTITALCRQAGVQFSPDEEWLPSFKTVD